The following are from one region of the Chromobacterium phragmitis genome:
- a CDS encoding thermostable hemolysin, which translates to MKIRVAKHGTALWNLAATAVQEKYQNAYEAQVEPNPENFVVAMDDNQNTLACAGITFAEHISLFSEQYLEKPIELLVREMWQREYYRSDIAEIGNLISNDKNASLSIIKLVPLLAWCMGAKALLCTVTPKVASLLKACDIEFEPICAADPAKVAGGARAWGSYYDSHPVTGLIHVANHRALFHRLTTSMDFVRSNHASQLETVS; encoded by the coding sequence ATGAAGATCCGAGTCGCAAAGCATGGAACTGCTTTATGGAATCTTGCCGCAACCGCCGTGCAAGAAAAGTATCAAAATGCGTACGAAGCTCAAGTTGAGCCCAATCCTGAAAATTTCGTCGTAGCAATGGACGACAATCAGAATACGCTGGCTTGCGCGGGCATTACATTCGCCGAGCACATATCATTATTCTCAGAACAGTACCTGGAAAAACCAATTGAATTATTGGTCAGAGAGATGTGGCAGCGCGAATACTATCGCAGCGATATCGCCGAGATCGGAAATCTGATTTCCAACGATAAGAATGCCTCGCTCAGCATCATAAAACTGGTGCCGCTGCTGGCCTGGTGCATGGGAGCCAAGGCGCTGCTGTGCACTGTCACCCCCAAAGTGGCCAGCTTGCTGAAAGCCTGCGACATCGAATTCGAACCGATCTGCGCCGCCGACCCGGCCAAAGTCGCCGGCGGCGCCAGAGCGTGGGGCAGCTACTACGACAGCCATCCCGTCACCGGACTGATCCATGTCGCCAATCACCGCGCCCTGTTCCACCGCCTGACCACATCCATGGACTTCGTCCGCAGCAACCACGCCAGCCAGCTGGAGACCGTGTCGTGA
- a CDS encoding AMP-binding protein: MSLSHQLHQQLLSQPEQTACVDHDADGGFRRRLSRGELAAAAHGLADSLRAALPPQSIAQRPVVGIVIRNSGDWVIADLACLFANLTSLPLPQAFTRAQAEHLAAKCDFFLLDEAGEAILERRWGIQPAAGRKLRVDQLAPPSDAAPDAPPSAPDGGWICKTIHTSGTTSRPKGVCLSENAIAATLASLREALPAHCHRSYLSLVPLSLLLEQITAVYLPLLSGGAVHFLPESVPLLGEPGGSADRMLDWLARVRPGACTVPPVVASRLLARLEQNDAELADYLASDAAPHITCGGAAVSAETLSRLAERGVPVFQGYGLSENASVVSVNTPAANRHGSVGRPLPHVRVRIAADGGIQIRSASLFSHYSGEDPSACAQTADGWLDTGDLGELDADGYLFISGRKKNVICLPNGRNVSPEQVELELRQLSGIHDAAVFLDDEDGLVALLHTAETPDPAPWLRWMADNLSDIERPARLWLLPRGNELLNRLYTVTGRPQRGDIAQAYAARRGAHSTHEENSNEHGRLVAI, encoded by the coding sequence GTGAGCCTGAGCCATCAATTGCACCAGCAACTCCTCAGCCAGCCGGAACAAACCGCCTGCGTGGACCATGATGCGGACGGCGGCTTCCGCCGCCGCCTCAGCCGCGGCGAGTTGGCCGCGGCCGCCCATGGACTGGCTGACAGCCTACGCGCCGCACTGCCGCCCCAAAGCATCGCGCAGCGCCCGGTGGTGGGCATCGTGATACGCAACAGCGGCGATTGGGTGATCGCCGACCTCGCCTGCCTGTTCGCCAACCTGACCAGCCTGCCTTTGCCGCAAGCCTTCACCCGGGCCCAGGCCGAACACCTGGCGGCCAAGTGCGACTTCTTCCTGCTGGACGAAGCCGGCGAAGCCATACTGGAGCGGCGCTGGGGCATCCAACCCGCCGCCGGGCGCAAACTGCGGGTGGACCAATTGGCGCCCCCGTCAGACGCGGCGCCGGATGCGCCGCCATCCGCTCCCGATGGCGGCTGGATCTGCAAAACCATTCACACCTCAGGCACCACCAGCCGCCCCAAGGGCGTCTGCCTGAGCGAAAACGCCATCGCCGCCACGCTGGCCAGCCTACGCGAAGCGCTGCCAGCCCATTGCCACCGCAGCTACCTGTCCTTGGTGCCGCTGAGCCTGCTGCTGGAGCAAATCACCGCGGTCTACCTGCCGCTGCTGTCAGGCGGAGCGGTCCACTTCCTGCCGGAAAGCGTGCCGCTGCTGGGCGAGCCCGGCGGCAGCGCCGACCGGATGCTCGATTGGCTGGCGCGGGTCCGGCCCGGCGCCTGCACGGTTCCTCCGGTGGTGGCGAGCCGGCTGCTGGCCCGCTTGGAGCAAAACGACGCCGAACTGGCGGACTACCTGGCTTCCGACGCCGCCCCGCACATCACCTGCGGCGGAGCGGCGGTCAGCGCAGAAACGCTGAGCCGGCTGGCCGAGCGCGGGGTGCCCGTATTCCAGGGCTATGGCCTCAGCGAAAACGCCTCGGTCGTCAGCGTCAACACGCCCGCCGCCAACCGGCACGGCAGCGTCGGCCGCCCGCTGCCCCATGTCCGCGTGCGCATCGCCGCAGACGGCGGCATCCAGATCCGCAGCGCCTCCCTGTTCAGCCACTATTCCGGCGAGGACCCGAGCGCCTGCGCCCAAACCGCCGACGGCTGGCTGGATACCGGCGATCTGGGCGAACTGGACGCCGATGGCTATCTGTTCATCAGCGGCCGCAAAAAGAACGTGATCTGCCTGCCCAACGGCCGCAACGTCAGCCCAGAGCAAGTGGAGCTGGAGCTCCGCCAGTTGAGCGGCATCCACGACGCAGCAGTCTTCCTTGACGACGAAGATGGCCTGGTCGCGCTGCTGCACACCGCCGAAACGCCCGACCCCGCGCCATGGCTACGCTGGATGGCTGACAACCTGTCCGACATCGAGCGCCCTGCCCGGCTCTGGCTTCTGCCGCGCGGCAATGAATTGCTCAACCGCCTGTACACCGTCACCGGCCGCCCCCAGCGCGGCGATATCGCCCAAGCTTACGCCGCCCGTCGCGGCGCCCATTCCACCCATGAGGAGAATTCCAATGAACACGGCCGTCTTGTCGCAATCTGA
- a CDS encoding TauD/TfdA family dioxygenase, giving the protein MNTAVLSQSETVVKYLSATDMRQLNTEELLTELAETGVLLFRQGAETVDEFCDFVKRHSSRLSLDPARTMEGGAAQLVDAGTDAVGLHCENGNSPFWPDLTWFYCKEAPRMGSQTTACDGAAVLERLSERTRDFFLRNEIRYSRNVQADKWKRLVAHYTPGLDNLDQVSFEHLQRVIGDDPNTQITYNPADESIGYDFTVSAVLVSAISRQPAFANSILGPSYNYEKPRITVAASGEPIPAAMMEEVVRITDAATIPINWDDNDFVMIDNRRVMHGRRAIIDTRRKIFNALSYL; this is encoded by the coding sequence ATGAACACGGCCGTCTTGTCGCAATCTGAAACCGTCGTCAAATATCTGTCGGCCACCGACATGCGCCAGCTCAACACCGAGGAACTGCTGACCGAGCTTGCGGAAACCGGAGTGCTGCTGTTCCGCCAAGGCGCGGAAACCGTCGATGAATTCTGCGATTTCGTCAAACGTCACAGCTCGCGGCTCAGCCTGGATCCGGCGCGGACCATGGAGGGCGGCGCCGCCCAACTGGTGGATGCCGGCACGGATGCCGTGGGCCTGCATTGCGAGAACGGCAACTCGCCATTCTGGCCGGACCTGACCTGGTTCTATTGCAAGGAAGCCCCGCGCATGGGCTCGCAAACCACCGCCTGCGACGGCGCAGCCGTACTGGAGCGCCTGTCCGAGCGCACCCGCGACTTCTTCCTGAGGAACGAAATCCGCTACTCGCGCAATGTGCAGGCAGACAAGTGGAAACGGCTGGTCGCCCACTACACGCCTGGCCTGGACAATCTCGATCAAGTGAGCTTCGAGCATCTGCAGCGCGTCATCGGCGACGACCCCAACACCCAGATCACCTACAACCCGGCCGACGAATCCATCGGCTACGACTTCACCGTGTCCGCGGTCCTGGTCTCCGCCATCAGCCGCCAGCCGGCCTTCGCCAACAGCATCCTCGGGCCCTCGTACAACTACGAGAAGCCGCGCATCACCGTCGCCGCCAGCGGCGAGCCGATTCCGGCGGCGATGATGGAAGAAGTCGTCCGCATCACCGACGCCGCCACCATCCCGATCAACTGGGACGACAACGACTTCGTGATGATAGACAACCGCCGCGTGATGCACGGCCGGCGCGCAATCATCGACACCCGGCGCAAGATCTTCAACGCGCTCAGCTACTTGTAA
- a CDS encoding aminotransferase class III-fold pyridoxal phosphate-dependent enzyme encodes MTARDPLPAFAGQIISAQGDTLIDASGRRIVDLASGGLGFGLPDIIGKVREQASVMGLSNRVMMSEPLLTLCRELAGMLPPALSNAYVCSSGDEAFEGALKLCKGLRPQLRRLAHIRGSEFGSLSYGRCLEEPEGYGQLRRFLGLETLTVERDGALPSIAELSQCYALCYSPLVRQNDGSLAALPPERLLAVAALARSAGVPLVCQASETCLGAAGTMFGHELSGVVPDILVLGGALGGGAVPIGCYFTSAERAYQVYGCSSPAKHGSTTGGNPLSCTAALAALEHAARHKAPERFQALGKQIAGALPEYVSGVVGGIANLRLPDGLDAAGLPDRLLAAGVLTRPPRGRTLTLHPSAATRPQALDAALDIIRRTFDDHRRH; translated from the coding sequence ATGACCGCACGCGATCCCTTGCCGGCCTTCGCCGGACAGATCATCAGCGCGCAGGGCGATACCCTGATCGACGCCAGCGGCCGCCGCATCGTCGACCTAGCCAGCGGCGGCCTGGGCTTCGGCCTGCCGGACATCATCGGCAAAGTCCGCGAACAAGCCTCGGTGATGGGGCTGTCCAACCGGGTAATGATGTCCGAACCGCTGCTCACACTGTGCCGCGAATTGGCCGGCATGCTGCCGCCCGCGCTGTCCAACGCCTATGTCTGCAGTTCCGGCGACGAAGCCTTCGAAGGCGCGCTGAAGCTGTGCAAGGGCCTGCGGCCGCAACTGCGGCGGCTGGCCCACATCCGCGGCAGCGAATTCGGCTCCCTCAGTTACGGCCGCTGCCTGGAGGAGCCGGAAGGCTACGGCCAGCTGCGCCGCTTCCTGGGGCTGGAGACGCTGACAGTGGAGCGCGACGGCGCGCTGCCGTCCATCGCCGAGCTGTCCCAGTGCTATGCGCTGTGCTACTCGCCGCTGGTCCGCCAGAACGACGGTTCGCTGGCCGCCCTGCCGCCGGAACGCCTGCTCGCCGTCGCGGCGCTGGCCCGCTCGGCCGGCGTGCCCCTGGTCTGCCAGGCCAGCGAAACCTGCCTGGGCGCCGCCGGAACGATGTTCGGCCACGAACTTTCCGGCGTGGTGCCCGACATTTTGGTGCTGGGCGGCGCATTGGGCGGCGGCGCAGTGCCGATAGGCTGCTACTTCACCTCGGCGGAGCGCGCCTACCAGGTGTACGGCTGCAGCTCCCCCGCCAAGCATGGCAGCACCACCGGCGGCAATCCGCTGTCCTGCACCGCCGCGCTGGCGGCGCTGGAGCACGCCGCGCGGCACAAGGCCCCTGAACGCTTCCAGGCGCTGGGCAAACAGATCGCCGGCGCGCTGCCGGAGTACGTGTCCGGCGTGGTCGGCGGCATCGCCAACCTGCGCCTGCCGGACGGACTGGACGCCGCCGGACTGCCCGACCGGCTGCTGGCCGCCGGCGTGCTGACCCGCCCGCCGCGCGGCCGCACACTCACCCTGCACCCCTCGGCCGCCACCCGCCCCCAGGCGCTGGATGCCGCTCTCGACATCATCAGGAGGACATTCGATGACCACCGCCGCCATTGA
- a CDS encoding aspartate aminotransferase family protein: protein MTTAAIDRRQLLDDCEKHWGASAAKLYRIAGSQVEAEASGCEVRDHTGRRYLDFACSYGVFIVGHRHPAVQRRVDAQLAQLAWTPRGAAHPVQQELTERLKALAPGDWADVRYMLSGAEAVEHSLRYALAANAPRRRIVITAGAYHGKTLAAMSILGQRQHEASFGKLSADVVIVPYGDMAAMREAVGDGACAVYLEPILGGAHLRMPPLGYMEDIRALCDRTGTLLVADEIQTAFGRCGKMFAVEYANIEPDILILSKGLTGGYASIACAMYRKQTLERLPAPPDDHDSCGGHPFACAAALAALDVIEEENLLQASVERGQQLRQGLMQLARRFPDIIEDVPGIGLMTGLRLKGAVYESLLSMELGKRNVHTGHSMNERAERPVLRYYPPLTVSAETIDEALKRTREALEAVAALPAWKISVMRRVTRSMYRLPNALLRKM from the coding sequence ATGACCACCGCCGCCATTGACCGCCGGCAATTGCTGGATGACTGCGAAAAACACTGGGGCGCGTCCGCCGCCAAGCTGTACCGGATCGCCGGCAGCCAGGTGGAGGCGGAAGCCTCCGGCTGCGAGGTGCGCGACCATACCGGCCGCCGCTACCTGGACTTCGCCTGCAGCTACGGCGTCTTCATCGTCGGCCACCGCCACCCCGCCGTGCAGCGCCGCGTCGACGCCCAGCTGGCTCAGCTGGCCTGGACGCCGCGCGGCGCGGCCCACCCGGTCCAGCAGGAGCTGACCGAACGCCTGAAAGCGCTGGCGCCCGGCGACTGGGCCGACGTCCGCTACATGCTGTCCGGCGCCGAGGCGGTGGAGCACTCGCTGCGCTACGCGCTGGCCGCCAACGCGCCGCGCCGGCGCATCGTCATCACCGCCGGCGCCTACCACGGCAAGACGCTGGCGGCGATGAGCATACTCGGCCAGCGCCAGCACGAGGCCAGCTTCGGCAAGCTGTCGGCCGACGTGGTCATCGTGCCCTACGGCGACATGGCCGCGATGCGCGAGGCCGTCGGCGACGGCGCCTGCGCCGTCTACCTGGAGCCGATACTGGGCGGCGCCCACCTGCGCATGCCGCCACTGGGCTATATGGAAGACATCCGCGCGCTGTGCGACCGCACCGGCACCCTGCTGGTGGCCGACGAGATTCAAACCGCCTTCGGCCGTTGCGGCAAGATGTTCGCGGTGGAATACGCCAACATCGAGCCCGACATCCTGATCCTGTCCAAGGGACTGACCGGCGGTTACGCCTCCATCGCCTGCGCGATGTACCGCAAGCAAACGCTGGAGCGGCTGCCCGCCCCGCCGGACGACCACGACAGTTGCGGCGGCCATCCCTTCGCCTGCGCCGCCGCGCTGGCCGCGCTGGACGTGATCGAGGAGGAAAACCTGTTGCAGGCGTCGGTGGAGCGTGGCCAGCAACTGCGCCAGGGCCTGATGCAACTGGCCCGCCGCTTCCCCGACATCATCGAAGACGTGCCCGGCATCGGCCTGATGACCGGCCTGCGGCTGAAGGGCGCGGTGTACGAATCGCTGCTGTCGATGGAGCTAGGCAAGCGCAACGTGCACACCGGCCACTCGATGAACGAACGCGCCGAGCGCCCAGTGCTGCGTTACTACCCGCCGCTGACCGTCAGCGCCGAGACCATAGACGAGGCGCTGAAACGCACCCGCGAGGCGCTGGAAGCCGTGGCCGCCCTGCCGGCGTGGAAGATCTCGGTGATGCGCCGCGTCACCCGCTCCATGTACCGCCTGCCCAACGCGCTGTTGCGCAAGATGTGA
- a CDS encoding amidase — MTDIDTLSLREMADLQQRGRLASRDLAEHYLARIAERNPQLNAIIEQAPPQRVLAEADAADAALRRGRPQGPLHGVPLSLKDACHVRGFHPSRGVRELHGAASEANATVVQRLFDAGAIALGLSNVPEMCMAFDTDNLLYGRTLNPHDPERSAGGSSGGEASAIAAGMSPGGLASDACGSVRVPAHFNGVCGLKLTQWRAPLTGQFPHDRSGLFHLSSSFAVMGRGVDDIALLGQLISGPDGKDPDTVPAPFRDYREQPLSALRIGVWQESAGPARPSAATSALLQHAAALLDGAAASVAEVVPPMVDEAFDALWKVLVLGGDGGRGWKQLFSRMGKTAFSAPIAQLLEWSGELEMSVDELRASLVMRDTVRHRLAMMFRDIDVLICPVYPDIAFRHGESLREPGAYRYVFPFSLSGSPAAVIPAGRCPDSGMPIGLQLVGRHWDEHQLLAAAAHLERLLPAWRPV, encoded by the coding sequence ATGACAGACATCGACACCCTGAGCCTGAGGGAGATGGCCGACCTGCAGCAGCGCGGCCGCTTGGCCAGCCGCGACCTGGCCGAGCACTACCTGGCGCGCATCGCCGAGCGCAATCCCCAGCTGAACGCAATCATCGAGCAGGCGCCCCCGCAACGCGTGCTGGCCGAGGCTGACGCCGCCGACGCCGCGCTGCGGCGCGGCCGCCCCCAGGGACCGTTGCACGGCGTGCCGCTCAGCTTGAAGGATGCCTGCCACGTCCGCGGCTTCCACCCCAGCCGCGGCGTGCGCGAGCTCCACGGCGCGGCCAGCGAAGCCAACGCCACCGTGGTCCAGCGATTATTCGACGCCGGCGCCATCGCCCTCGGCCTCAGCAATGTGCCGGAAATGTGCATGGCCTTCGATACCGACAACCTGCTGTACGGCCGCACGCTCAATCCGCACGATCCAGAGCGCTCCGCCGGCGGAAGCAGCGGCGGCGAGGCCTCGGCCATCGCCGCCGGCATGAGCCCGGGCGGGCTGGCGTCCGACGCCTGCGGCAGCGTGCGCGTGCCCGCCCACTTCAACGGCGTGTGCGGGCTGAAGCTGACGCAATGGCGCGCGCCGCTGACCGGCCAGTTCCCGCACGACCGCTCCGGCCTGTTCCACCTCAGCTCCTCGTTCGCGGTGATGGGGCGCGGCGTCGACGACATCGCGCTGCTGGGCCAGCTGATCAGCGGCCCGGACGGCAAGGACCCGGACACCGTGCCGGCGCCGTTCCGCGACTACCGCGAGCAGCCGCTGTCCGCGCTGCGCATCGGCGTCTGGCAGGAAAGCGCCGGCCCGGCCCGGCCCTCCGCGGCCACGTCCGCGCTGCTGCAGCATGCTGCGGCGCTGCTGGACGGCGCCGCAGCGTCAGTGGCTGAAGTCGTCCCGCCGATGGTTGACGAGGCTTTTGATGCTTTATGGAAAGTGCTGGTGCTGGGCGGCGACGGCGGCCGCGGCTGGAAGCAACTCTTCAGCCGGATGGGAAAAACCGCGTTCTCCGCGCCCATCGCCCAACTGCTGGAGTGGAGCGGCGAACTGGAAATGAGCGTGGACGAGCTGCGCGCGTCGCTGGTGATGCGGGACACGGTTCGCCACCGGCTGGCCATGATGTTCCGCGACATCGACGTGCTGATCTGCCCGGTCTATCCGGACATCGCCTTCCGCCACGGCGAATCGCTGCGCGAGCCGGGCGCCTACCGCTACGTCTTCCCGTTCAGCCTCAGCGGTTCGCCGGCGGCGGTGATTCCGGCCGGCCGCTGCCCGGACAGCGGCATGCCGATCGGGCTGCAACTGGTGGGACGCCATTGGGACGAGCACCAGTTGCTGGCCGCGGCGGCTCACCTGGAGCGACTGCTGCCGGCCTGGCGTCCGGTTTAG
- a CDS encoding PAAR domain-containing protein gives MKPVIRIGDPTDHGGNVTSASSTTTAFGKPIALVGDSVSCPRQGHTNCTIVEGDSSWTVNGKAVALEGHAVSCGAKLISTLGQVKSG, from the coding sequence ATGAAACCAGTTATACGGATAGGCGATCCGACCGACCACGGCGGAAATGTTACCAGCGCATCCAGCACAACAACCGCATTCGGTAAGCCTATCGCGCTAGTTGGCGACAGCGTAAGCTGCCCCCGACAAGGACACACGAACTGCACAATCGTTGAAGGTGACTCGTCTTGGACCGTAAACGGCAAAGCCGTTGCCCTGGAAGGTCACGCAGTCAGTTGCGGAGCCAAGCTCATCAGCACGCTAGGGCAGGTCAAAAGCGGCTGA
- a CDS encoding DUF2345 domain-containing protein: MAGGGYIRISGGNIEIHCPGTVSIRGQNIALSGPAQIGMNMNKMPSADLHSLSFVVQDAKGNIQKNMPYIIKDGKGKTLKGITDKYGRTQRIHTSNPNDLSVQLDHGAMGNHLED, translated from the coding sequence ATGGCAGGTGGGGGCTACATAAGAATATCCGGCGGCAACATTGAAATACATTGCCCTGGAACAGTAAGCATTCGCGGGCAGAATATCGCACTCTCAGGCCCAGCGCAAATCGGAATGAATATGAACAAAATGCCATCCGCAGATTTGCACAGCCTTTCATTTGTTGTGCAGGATGCTAAAGGCAACATTCAAAAGAACATGCCCTACATCATTAAGGATGGGAAGGGAAAAACCCTCAAGGGTATTACCGACAAATACGGCCGAACGCAGCGAATACACACAAGCAATCCAAATGATCTATCAGTGCAGCTAGATCACGGCGCAATGGGAAATCATTTGGAAGATTAG
- a CDS encoding site-specific integrase codes for MLSFYRTDASPDLCNKALLHFQGWPLAKITEEEITRAVSKMENRRHLLNWQKMCNRLMREGKPVPEYEPKPVAVATRATHLAFIRALLNAAHEWKWLETVPKIRTPKAKNKRIRWITKDEAQRLIDVLEDPLKSVVVFSLATGLRRSNIVHLEWSQIDMAQKIAWIHPEDAKAGKAIGVALNDTACNILRKQIGKHPRWVFVYTTEATRSNGTRTEKVRKMRVDANKGFKTALRAAGIENFTFHDLRHTRASWLVQAGVPLPVLKEMGGWETLEMVMRYAHLAPSHLSAHAKQIDIILNSRDTNTAQIEKGLDDIAA; via the coding sequence ATGCTGTCATTCTACCGGACGGACGCAAGCCCTGATTTGTGCAACAAAGCCCTACTTCACTTCCAAGGCTGGCCACTCGCCAAAATAACAGAGGAGGAAATTACACGCGCCGTCAGCAAGATGGAGAATCGCCGCCATCTGCTCAATTGGCAAAAAATGTGCAATCGGCTTATGAGGGAAGGCAAGCCAGTTCCTGAATATGAACCCAAGCCGGTAGCTGTTGCAACAAGAGCAACCCACCTTGCTTTTATTCGGGCATTGCTGAATGCAGCGCATGAATGGAAATGGCTTGAAACGGTTCCCAAAATAAGAACCCCCAAAGCTAAAAATAAGCGGATACGGTGGATTACAAAAGATGAAGCACAACGACTTATTGACGTGCTCGAAGACCCGCTAAAAAGCGTCGTAGTATTTTCCCTGGCAACAGGACTGCGCCGCTCAAATATTGTTCATCTGGAATGGTCACAGATCGACATGGCGCAAAAAATTGCATGGATACATCCAGAGGACGCCAAGGCCGGCAAAGCAATTGGCGTCGCTCTGAATGACACAGCTTGCAACATACTACGGAAACAAATCGGCAAACACCCGCGTTGGGTGTTTGTCTACACAACGGAGGCTACCAGATCAAACGGCACTCGGACAGAAAAAGTTCGGAAAATGCGCGTTGATGCAAATAAGGGCTTTAAAACTGCACTACGCGCGGCTGGGATCGAAAACTTTACGTTTCACGACCTCCGCCATACTCGGGCCTCTTGGCTTGTTCAAGCCGGCGTCCCTCTCCCCGTCCTAAAAGAAATGGGCGGATGGGAAACGCTCGAAATGGTGATGCGTTATGCGCACTTGGCACCGTCTCACCTCAGCGCCCACGCCAAGCAGATAGATATCATTCTGAACAGTCGTGACACAAATACGGCACAAATAGAAAAGGGGCTAGACGACATAGCCGCCTAA
- a CDS encoding recombination-associated protein RdgC, which produces MWFRQLSFYRLSGESLVDADKLLQALEKRPFQPCMGLDWFSEGWVPPAGHLEAPVYAARGSLMVSMRREDKVLPASVIRDFVEMKVQEIEDKELRKVGRKEKLALKEQITDDLLPRAFVRSGRTSAYLDIARGWLMVDSGSSSKAEALVSKLREALPPFPAALPRTQIAPHTAMTDWLAAGEAPGGFELDADCELKDGSENGAVVRCSRIDLTSDEIRQHIATGKQATKLGLIWNEKIRFQLTDTLQLKRIQFLDMLQDEASQAGDDRESLFEATFILMSEELGELVEALVEALGGVEDSQAQPAAPAPAQASQPAPSDAGGAVDVPWD; this is translated from the coding sequence ATGTGGTTTAGGCAACTATCTTTTTATCGTTTGAGCGGCGAAAGCCTGGTGGACGCCGATAAGCTGTTGCAGGCATTGGAAAAACGTCCGTTTCAACCCTGCATGGGCCTGGATTGGTTCAGCGAAGGCTGGGTGCCGCCCGCCGGACACCTGGAAGCGCCGGTCTACGCCGCCCGCGGCAGCCTGATGGTTTCCATGCGCCGCGAAGACAAGGTTTTGCCGGCTTCGGTGATCCGCGACTTCGTCGAAATGAAGGTGCAGGAGATCGAAGACAAGGAGCTGCGCAAGGTCGGCCGCAAGGAAAAGCTGGCGCTGAAAGAGCAGATCACAGACGACCTGCTGCCGCGCGCCTTCGTGCGCAGCGGCCGCACCAGCGCCTACCTCGACATCGCCCGCGGCTGGCTGATGGTGGACTCCGGCTCGTCCAGCAAGGCCGAGGCGCTGGTCTCCAAGCTGCGCGAGGCGCTGCCGCCCTTCCCGGCCGCGCTGCCGCGCACCCAGATCGCGCCGCACACCGCGATGACCGACTGGCTGGCCGCCGGCGAGGCGCCGGGCGGCTTCGAGCTGGACGCCGATTGCGAACTGAAGGACGGCAGCGAAAACGGCGCGGTGGTGCGCTGCAGCCGCATCGACCTGACCAGCGACGAGATTCGCCAGCATATCGCCACCGGCAAGCAGGCCACCAAACTGGGCCTGATCTGGAACGAGAAAATCCGCTTCCAGCTGACCGATACCCTGCAACTGAAGCGCATCCAGTTCCTGGACATGCTGCAAGACGAAGCCAGCCAGGCCGGCGACGACCGCGAAAGCCTGTTCGAAGCCACCTTCATCCTGATGAGCGAAGAACTGGGCGAACTGGTGGAAGCGCTGGTGGAGGCGCTGGGCGGCGTGGAAGACAGCCAGGCGCAGCCGGCGGCCCCCGCGCCGGCGCAAGCGTCGCAACCGGCTCCCTCCGACGCGGGCGGCGCCGTCGACGTGCCCTGGGACTGA